In a single window of the Streptomyces sp. 846.5 genome:
- a CDS encoding AMP-binding protein has protein sequence MRKIPAELVQRYEAEGWWTQDTIGDLLARGLEAAPGTVFRVHSAVRPWEGTFGEVERIARRLAGGLRERGVGPGDTVAFQLPNWMEAAAVFWASALLGAVVVPIVHFYGRKEVGYILDSVAPKVFVTAERFGRMEYQPGLSAQVPVVGVVGRDFDELLSAEPMSGVLRTDPAAPALIAFTSGTTRDPKGVVHSHQTLGYETRQLADFYPPDRGSQLTSAPVGHFIGMVNAFLIPVLDGSPVNLADTWDPGQALELMTRDGLTVGGGAAYYMTSLLDHPDFTSGHLAHMKYAGLGGASVPTSVTTRLEALGITAFRSYGSTEHPSITGSLHTAPERKRLYTDGNALPGVEFRLECDGEILSRGPDLCLGYTDPALTESVFDTEGWYHTGDIGVVDQDGYLTITDRKADIIIRGGENISAVEVEELLLAMDGVAEAAVVAAPDVRLGEHAAAVVRLRPGHPAPTIDAIRAHLEQAGLARQKWPEELHAVDDFPRTASGKIQKFLLRQDIAVRRSGE, from the coding sequence ATGCGAAAGATCCCCGCCGAGCTGGTGCAGCGCTACGAGGCGGAGGGCTGGTGGACCCAGGACACCATCGGCGACCTGCTGGCCCGCGGCCTGGAGGCCGCACCGGGGACCGTCTTCCGGGTGCACTCGGCCGTGCGGCCCTGGGAGGGGACCTTCGGCGAGGTCGAACGCATCGCACGCCGGCTGGCCGGCGGGCTGCGCGAACGCGGCGTCGGCCCGGGTGACACCGTGGCGTTCCAGCTGCCCAACTGGATGGAGGCCGCCGCGGTCTTCTGGGCCTCGGCGCTGCTGGGGGCGGTCGTGGTGCCCATCGTGCACTTCTACGGGCGCAAGGAGGTCGGCTACATCCTGGACTCCGTCGCGCCGAAGGTCTTCGTCACGGCCGAGCGGTTCGGGCGGATGGAGTACCAGCCCGGGCTGAGCGCGCAGGTGCCGGTGGTCGGCGTGGTGGGGCGGGACTTCGACGAACTGCTCAGCGCCGAGCCCATGTCCGGCGTCCTCCGGACCGACCCGGCCGCCCCCGCCCTGATCGCCTTCACCTCCGGCACCACCCGCGACCCCAAGGGCGTCGTCCACAGCCACCAGACCCTCGGGTACGAGACGCGCCAGCTCGCCGACTTCTACCCGCCCGACCGGGGCAGCCAGCTGACCTCGGCGCCGGTCGGGCACTTCATCGGCATGGTGAACGCCTTCCTGATCCCGGTGCTGGACGGCTCACCGGTGAATCTCGCCGACACCTGGGACCCGGGGCAGGCACTGGAGCTGATGACGCGTGACGGACTCACCGTGGGCGGCGGCGCGGCCTACTACATGACCAGCCTGCTCGACCACCCCGACTTCACCTCCGGACACCTGGCGCACATGAAGTACGCCGGACTCGGCGGTGCTTCGGTCCCGACCTCGGTCACCACCCGGCTGGAGGCCCTCGGCATCACCGCCTTCCGCTCCTACGGCAGCACCGAGCACCCGTCCATCACCGGCTCGCTGCACACCGCGCCCGAGCGCAAGCGGCTGTACACCGACGGGAACGCGCTGCCCGGCGTGGAGTTCCGGCTGGAGTGCGACGGCGAGATCCTCAGCCGGGGCCCTGACCTGTGCCTCGGCTACACCGACCCGGCCCTGACCGAGAGCGTCTTCGACACCGAGGGCTGGTACCACACCGGGGACATCGGCGTGGTCGACCAGGACGGCTACCTCACCATCACCGACCGCAAGGCCGACATCATCATCCGCGGCGGCGAGAACATCAGCGCGGTGGAGGTCGAGGAACTGCTGCTCGCCATGGACGGCGTGGCCGAGGCCGCCGTGGTCGCCGCCCCCGACGTCCGGCTCGGCGAGCACGCCGCGGCCGTCGTACGGCTGCGGCCCGGCCACCCCGCGCCGACCATCGACGCCATCCGCGCCCACCTCGAACAGGCGGGCCTGGCACGGCAGAAGTGGCCGGAGGAGCTGCACGCCGTCGACGACTTCCCGCGCACCGCGAGCGGCAAGATCCAGAAGTTTCTTCTCCGTCAGGACATTGCAGTGCGACGTAGCGGAGAATAA
- a CDS encoding amidohydrolase family protein translates to MPSRELPYPLFDADNHLYETEDALTRYLPERYRSAIQYPVVNGRKKIAVLGQISDYIPNPTFEVVARPGAWEQYFREGNPDGKSHRELFGEPMKSIPAFREPAPRLELMDEMGIQRTLMFPTLASLVEERMRDEPELIHAVVHSLNQWLYETWGFNHKDRIYTTPVISLPILDKAIAELEWCLERGARAILVRPAPVPGYGGSRSFALPEFDPFWKRVEQAGVLVAMHSSDSGYSRYSNDWEGKGQEMRPFEAQVFRMMNEWRPVTDAVSSWVCHGALFRFPELKVSVIENGSSWLVPLLDQLASVYKKQPRGFLGDPVEAVRTRIHISPFWEEDMHELAGVVGVERVLFGSDWPHPEGLADPVTYVDTLSKFDEADQAKIMGGNLARLISEC, encoded by the coding sequence ATGCCATCACGCGAGCTGCCGTACCCGCTCTTCGACGCGGACAACCACCTGTACGAGACCGAGGACGCGCTCACCCGGTACCTGCCCGAGCGGTACCGGTCCGCCATCCAGTACCCGGTGGTGAACGGCCGCAAGAAGATCGCGGTGCTCGGCCAGATCAGTGACTACATCCCCAACCCCACCTTCGAGGTGGTGGCCCGGCCGGGAGCGTGGGAGCAGTACTTCCGCGAGGGCAACCCGGACGGCAAGTCGCACCGGGAGCTCTTCGGAGAGCCGATGAAGTCGATACCGGCGTTCCGTGAGCCGGCGCCCCGACTGGAGCTGATGGACGAGATGGGGATCCAGCGGACGCTGATGTTCCCCACCCTGGCCAGCCTGGTCGAGGAGCGGATGCGGGACGAGCCCGAGCTGATCCACGCCGTCGTGCACTCGCTCAACCAGTGGCTGTACGAGACCTGGGGCTTCAACCACAAGGACCGGATCTACACCACCCCGGTGATCAGCCTGCCGATCCTGGACAAGGCCATCGCCGAGCTGGAGTGGTGCCTGGAGCGCGGCGCCCGGGCGATCCTGGTCCGGCCCGCCCCGGTGCCCGGCTACGGCGGCTCGCGGTCGTTCGCGCTGCCGGAGTTCGACCCTTTCTGGAAGCGCGTCGAGCAGGCGGGCGTCCTGGTGGCGATGCACTCCTCCGACAGCGGCTACTCCCGCTACTCCAACGACTGGGAGGGCAAGGGGCAGGAGATGCGGCCCTTTGAGGCCCAGGTCTTCCGGATGATGAACGAGTGGCGTCCGGTCACCGACGCGGTCTCCTCCTGGGTCTGCCACGGCGCGCTGTTCCGCTTCCCCGAGCTCAAGGTCTCGGTCATCGAGAACGGCTCGTCCTGGCTGGTGCCGCTGCTCGACCAGCTCGCCAGTGTCTACAAGAAGCAGCCGCGGGGCTTCCTCGGCGACCCGGTCGAGGCGGTCCGGACCCGGATCCACATCAGCCCGTTCTGGGAGGAGGACATGCACGAGCTGGCCGGCGTCGTCGGCGTCGAACGGGTGCTGTTCGGCTCCGACTGGCCGCACCCCGAGGGACTGGCCGACCCGGTCACCTACGTCGACACGCTCTCGAAGTTCGACGAGGCGGACCAAGCCAAGATCATGGGTGGCAACCTCGCCCGGCTGATCTCGGAATGCTGA
- a CDS encoding FadD3 family acyl-CoA ligase, whose amino-acid sequence MTWETIPGMVLSAADRFGDAEAVVDGPLRLTFTDLVDRVRVAAGAFASAGIERGDRVAIWAPNSAEWITAAFGLLTAGGVLVPVNTRFKADEAQDIIRRSGARAVLVQSGFLGQDYPAPPGVPVIDLKSDFLASGSPFQREVLGTDVCDIMFTSGTSGRPKGVMMNHAQTLRLYAEWCDLADLRQGDRYLTVNPYFHIFGYKAGCIASLIRGATILPVPVFDVDQVLDLVEREKVTVLPGPPTLYHSLLAAPGGHDLSSLRVAVTGSADIPVELIRRIVSELPFRSVMTGYGLTEAGTATASRPGDSFESIATTVGTPCDGVEIRIADDAEVLVRGYTVMQGYLDDPSATAEAVDPDGWLHTGDLGALDDGGRLRIIGRKKDMFIAGGFNAYPAEIEGFLMEHPAVAQAAVIGVPDERLGQVGKAFVVRRGPVTEEELIAWSRTRMAGFKAPRYVDFLDELPLNASGKVMKDQLK is encoded by the coding sequence ATGACATGGGAGACCATCCCGGGGATGGTGCTGAGCGCGGCCGACCGCTTCGGCGACGCCGAGGCCGTGGTGGACGGCCCGCTCCGGCTCACCTTCACCGACCTGGTCGACCGGGTCCGGGTGGCCGCCGGAGCGTTCGCGTCGGCCGGGATCGAACGCGGCGACCGGGTGGCGATCTGGGCGCCCAACTCCGCCGAATGGATCACCGCGGCCTTCGGCCTGCTCACCGCGGGCGGCGTGCTGGTCCCGGTCAACACCCGCTTCAAGGCGGACGAGGCGCAGGACATCATCCGCCGCAGCGGCGCCAGGGCCGTGCTGGTCCAGAGCGGCTTCCTGGGACAGGACTACCCGGCCCCGCCCGGGGTGCCGGTGATCGACCTGAAGTCGGACTTCCTCGCCAGCGGCTCGCCGTTCCAGCGCGAGGTGCTCGGCACCGACGTCTGCGACATCATGTTCACCTCGGGGACCAGCGGACGCCCCAAGGGCGTGATGATGAACCACGCCCAGACGCTGCGGCTGTACGCGGAGTGGTGCGACCTGGCCGATCTGCGGCAGGGCGACCGGTATCTGACGGTCAATCCGTACTTCCACATCTTCGGCTACAAGGCTGGCTGCATCGCCTCGCTGATCCGCGGCGCGACCATCCTCCCGGTGCCGGTCTTCGACGTGGACCAGGTGCTCGACCTGGTGGAGCGGGAGAAGGTCACGGTGCTGCCGGGACCGCCCACGCTCTACCACTCGCTGCTGGCCGCGCCGGGCGGACACGACCTGTCCTCGCTCCGGGTGGCCGTGACCGGGTCCGCCGACATCCCGGTCGAGCTCATCCGACGGATCGTCAGCGAGCTGCCGTTCCGGTCGGTGATGACCGGCTACGGCCTGACCGAGGCCGGGACCGCCACCGCGTCCAGGCCCGGCGACTCCTTCGAGTCCATCGCGACCACGGTCGGCACCCCCTGCGACGGCGTCGAGATCCGGATCGCGGACGACGCCGAGGTGCTGGTGCGCGGCTACACCGTGATGCAGGGCTACCTTGACGATCCGTCAGCGACCGCCGAGGCCGTCGACCCGGACGGCTGGCTGCACACCGGCGACCTCGGGGCCCTCGACGACGGGGGGAGGCTGCGGATCATCGGCCGCAAGAAGGACATGTTCATCGCGGGCGGCTTCAACGCCTACCCGGCCGAGATCGAGGGCTTTCTGATGGAGCATCCGGCGGTCGCCCAGGCCGCGGTGATCGGCGTCCCCGACGAGCGGCTCGGCCAGGTCGGCAAGGCCTTCGTGGTCCGGCGCGGCCCGGTGACGGAGGAGGAGCTGATCGCCTGGAGCCGCACCCGGATGGCCGGGTTCAAGGCGCCCCGGTATGTGGACTTCCTCGACGAGCTGCCGCTGAACGCCAGCGGCAAGGTGATGAAGGACCAACTCAAGTGA
- a CDS encoding methylmalonyl-CoA mutase family protein, with amino-acid sequence MNDSAQNSSATHTSSGIPLKSVYGPADRAAEPPDPGRFPFTRGNYPSGYRGRLWTFRQYSGFGTAEESNRRYHYLLGQGGTGLSVALDLPTQCGYDSDDPEVSEEVGRVGVAVDTLADAEVLFDGIPLDRISTSFTINGTAAILLAFYVAAAERRGIPRAKLTGTIQNDILKEYASRGTWIWPPDPSLRLIADTIEFCAAEVPSFNAISVAGAHFRDAGANAVQEMAFTLADGVTYCDTVLARGRMTIEEFAPQISFFFYTHGDFFEEIAKYRAGRRRWATIVRERYGATTDKASMFRFGCVAGGASLYAPQARNNTVRVAYEALASVLGGVQSMFTAAWDEPFALPSEESTTLALRTQQILAHETGVARVADPLGGSYFVEALTDATEARIVEIMEDLERHGGMVRAIEDGYLQGLIADEAYRIHQDVESGTRPVVGVNRFTADEPAPELATYELDAEGLDRQLKRLADVKATRDAAAVRTVLADLARAAEGTDNLMPHLIDCANAYCTVGEMVAALKAVWGEFQQPVVF; translated from the coding sequence GTGAACGACTCCGCCCAGAACTCCTCAGCGACGCACACCTCCTCGGGCATCCCGCTCAAGTCGGTCTACGGACCGGCGGACCGGGCCGCCGAGCCGCCCGATCCCGGCCGCTTCCCCTTCACCCGGGGCAACTACCCCTCCGGCTACCGGGGGCGGCTGTGGACCTTCCGGCAGTACTCCGGGTTCGGCACCGCCGAGGAGTCCAACCGCCGCTACCACTACCTGCTGGGGCAGGGCGGCACCGGGCTCTCGGTCGCACTGGACCTGCCCACCCAGTGCGGCTACGACTCCGACGACCCGGAGGTGAGCGAGGAGGTGGGCCGGGTCGGCGTCGCCGTGGACACCCTCGCCGACGCCGAGGTGCTGTTCGACGGCATCCCGCTGGACCGGATCAGCACCAGCTTCACCATCAACGGGACCGCCGCGATCCTGCTGGCGTTCTACGTGGCCGCCGCCGAGCGCCGGGGCATCCCCCGGGCGAAGCTCACCGGGACCATCCAGAACGACATCCTCAAGGAGTACGCCTCCCGCGGCACCTGGATCTGGCCGCCCGACCCCTCGCTGCGGCTGATCGCCGACACCATCGAGTTCTGCGCGGCCGAGGTGCCCAGCTTCAACGCGATCTCGGTGGCCGGCGCGCACTTCCGCGACGCCGGGGCCAACGCGGTGCAGGAGATGGCCTTCACCCTGGCCGACGGGGTCACCTACTGCGACACTGTGCTGGCCCGCGGCCGGATGACGATCGAGGAGTTCGCCCCGCAGATCTCCTTCTTCTTCTACACCCACGGCGACTTCTTCGAGGAGATCGCCAAGTACCGTGCCGGACGTCGGCGTTGGGCGACCATCGTCCGCGAGCGCTACGGGGCGACCACCGACAAGGCGTCGATGTTCCGTTTCGGCTGCGTCGCCGGCGGCGCCTCGCTCTACGCCCCGCAGGCCCGCAACAACACCGTCCGGGTCGCCTACGAGGCGCTGGCCTCGGTGCTGGGCGGGGTCCAGTCGATGTTCACCGCCGCCTGGGACGAGCCGTTCGCGCTGCCCAGTGAGGAGTCCACCACGCTGGCCCTGCGCACCCAGCAGATCCTGGCCCACGAGACCGGGGTGGCCAGGGTCGCGGACCCGCTCGGCGGCTCCTACTTCGTCGAGGCGCTCACCGACGCCACCGAGGCCCGGATCGTGGAGATCATGGAGGACCTGGAGCGGCACGGCGGCATGGTCCGGGCCATCGAGGACGGCTACCTGCAGGGCCTGATCGCCGACGAGGCCTACCGGATCCACCAGGACGTCGAGTCGGGGACCCGTCCGGTCGTCGGGGTCAACCGGTTCACGGCGGACGAGCCGGCTCCCGAACTCGCCACCTACGAGCTGGACGCCGAGGGCCTGGACCGGCAGCTGAAGCGGCTCGCCGACGTCAAGGCCACCCGGGACGCCGCGGCCGTCCGCACCGTTCTCGCCGACCTGGCCCGCGCCGCGGAAGGGACCGACAACCTGATGCCCCATCTGATCGACTGCGCCAACGCCTACTGCACGGTCGGCGAGATGGTCGCCGCCCTCAAGGCGGTCTGGGGCGAGTTCCAGCAGCCGGTGGTGTTCTGA
- a CDS encoding cobalamin B12-binding domain-containing protein, with the protein MAAAARILIAKPGLDGHDRGAKIVARALRDAGFEVVFTGIRQRVESIVATAVQEDVAVVGLSILSGAHLALTARVVEGLRAADAPDIAVVVGGTIPAADIPRLHAAGAGAVFPTGTPLDAVVAGVRALTSTATPVI; encoded by the coding sequence ATGGCCGCCGCTGCCCGCATCCTGATCGCCAAGCCCGGCCTGGACGGGCATGACCGCGGGGCCAAGATCGTGGCGCGGGCACTGCGCGACGCGGGCTTCGAGGTGGTCTTCACCGGCATCCGCCAACGGGTCGAGTCCATCGTGGCCACCGCCGTCCAGGAGGACGTCGCCGTGGTCGGCCTCAGCATCCTGTCCGGTGCCCATCTCGCCCTGACCGCCCGTGTCGTCGAGGGCCTGCGGGCCGCCGACGCACCGGACATCGCCGTCGTGGTCGGCGGCACCATCCCCGCGGCCGACATACCCCGGCTGCACGCGGCCGGAGCCGGGGCGGTCTTCCCGACCGGCACCCCGCTGGACGCGGTGGTGGCGGGGGTCCGCGCGCTGACGAGCACGGCCACACCTGTCATCTGA
- a CDS encoding LLM class F420-dependent oxidoreductase, translating to MIGPERGDSARKVARMIADVEWAEGAGIDTAWVPQIPSDFDALTAVALMGARTSRIELGTAVVPLQAQHPIALARQALSAQAATGGRLALGVGPSHHWIVRDMLGLPYDRPAGFTRDYLDVLDTALHGPGPVDVENTSFTVHNPLEIGPVAPLPVLIAALGPVMLALAGERADGTVLWMADERAVGEHVVPRITKAAEGAGRPAPRIVAGIPVCLCRPGEEDAARERANRILGEAEISPNYQRLLDQGDAQDIGGLCAVGDEAAIAARFRRFADAGATDLSVRLLPIGENRDELIASKQRTREMLAGLAAEFR from the coding sequence ATGATCGGGCCAGAACGCGGGGACTCCGCGCGCAAGGTCGCGCGGATGATCGCGGATGTGGAGTGGGCCGAGGGCGCGGGGATCGACACGGCATGGGTGCCACAGATCCCCAGCGACTTCGACGCGTTGACGGCGGTCGCGCTGATGGGGGCGCGGACCTCGCGGATCGAGCTGGGCACCGCGGTGGTGCCGCTGCAGGCGCAGCATCCGATCGCGCTGGCCCGGCAGGCGCTGTCGGCGCAGGCGGCGACGGGTGGACGGCTGGCGCTGGGCGTCGGCCCCTCGCACCACTGGATCGTCCGGGACATGCTCGGGCTCCCCTACGACCGTCCGGCCGGCTTCACCCGCGACTACCTGGACGTCCTGGACACCGCGCTGCACGGCCCCGGGCCGGTCGACGTCGAGAACACCTCGTTCACCGTGCACAATCCGCTGGAGATCGGCCCGGTGGCCCCACTGCCGGTGCTGATCGCCGCGCTGGGCCCGGTGATGCTGGCGCTCGCGGGCGAACGGGCCGACGGGACCGTGCTGTGGATGGCCGACGAGCGTGCGGTCGGCGAGCACGTCGTGCCACGCATCACCAAGGCGGCCGAGGGCGCGGGCCGTCCGGCCCCGCGGATCGTCGCCGGAATCCCGGTCTGCCTGTGCCGGCCGGGCGAGGAGGACGCGGCCCGCGAGCGCGCCAACCGGATCCTCGGGGAGGCGGAGATATCCCCCAACTACCAGCGGCTGCTGGACCAGGGCGACGCCCAGGACATCGGCGGCCTGTGCGCGGTCGGCGACGAGGCGGCCATCGCCGCCCGGTTCCGCCGATTCGCCGATGCGGGGGCCACCGACCTGTCGGTGCGGCTACTGCCGATCGGCGAGAACCGGGACGAACTGATCGCCTCCAAGCAGCGGACGCGCGAGATGCTGGCCGGGCTCGCGGCGGAGTTCCGGTGA
- a CDS encoding CoA transferase, which translates to MSGGAAAADAVGTGPLAGIRILEVGTMLAGPYATMMLSDLGAEVTKIEPPGGDISRQVSASYFASLNRGKRSIRLDLNSDPDRTRLHELVADAHALLVNLKPSAIHRLGLTYDALRQWNERIVCVAITGYGLHSGDDPAFDYVVQAATGVAALTGEPSGPPGLPGYSAADNSSGLTAAIGLLAQIVSGRGGQVDVSLRDVMLSQLNYRASAFLNDGVVPKRLPRGAHSYYVPAQIFPTLEGHLALFITHDGFWKSFASEAGVAGFPTMADRASRREEVLAAVTEALATDTARSWESRLRPLGVPAAAVRSLPEALADTPDMVVTAGDFRLVASPIRIADYQPAYRPPPSLGEHNNPGIARI; encoded by the coding sequence GTGAGCGGGGGTGCGGCGGCCGCCGATGCGGTGGGCACGGGTCCGCTGGCGGGCATTCGCATCCTGGAGGTCGGCACCATGCTGGCCGGCCCCTACGCCACCATGATGCTCAGCGACCTGGGCGCCGAGGTCACCAAGATAGAACCACCCGGCGGGGACATCTCACGGCAGGTCAGCGCGTCCTACTTCGCCAGCCTCAACCGGGGCAAGCGAAGCATCCGCCTCGACCTGAACTCCGATCCGGACCGGACCCGCCTGCACGAGCTGGTCGCGGACGCGCACGCCCTGCTGGTCAACCTCAAACCGTCGGCGATCCACCGGCTCGGCCTCACCTACGACGCACTGCGGCAGTGGAACGAACGGATCGTCTGCGTCGCCATCACCGGCTACGGTCTCCACAGCGGCGACGACCCGGCCTTCGACTACGTGGTCCAGGCCGCCACCGGCGTGGCCGCGCTGACCGGCGAGCCCTCGGGGCCGCCGGGGCTGCCCGGCTACTCAGCGGCTGACAACTCGTCAGGACTGACCGCTGCGATCGGCCTGCTCGCCCAGATCGTCTCCGGCCGCGGCGGCCAGGTGGACGTGTCGCTAAGGGATGTGATGCTCTCTCAGCTCAACTACCGGGCGTCGGCCTTCCTCAACGACGGGGTGGTGCCGAAGCGCCTGCCCCGCGGCGCGCACTCCTACTACGTCCCGGCCCAGATCTTCCCGACCCTCGAAGGGCATCTGGCCCTGTTCATCACCCACGACGGCTTCTGGAAGTCCTTCGCATCGGAGGCGGGTGTGGCCGGCTTCCCCACGATGGCCGACCGCGCGTCCCGCCGCGAGGAGGTCCTGGCCGCCGTGACCGAGGCCCTGGCCACCGACACCGCCCGCTCCTGGGAGTCCCGGCTCCGCCCCCTGGGCGTCCCGGCCGCCGCCGTCCGCAGCCTGCCGGAGGCGCTGGCGGACACCCCGGACATGGTCGTGACCGCCGGTGACTTCCGCCTGGTCGCCAGCCCCATCCGGATAGCCGACTACCAACCGGCCTACAGGCCGCCGCCAAGCCTGGGCGAACACAACAACCCTGGCATAGCACGAATATGA
- a CDS encoding SDR family oxidoreductase, whose translation MTTVGIATGAGRGMGLDCARRLAHQVDVLLLVDRDEEAVAAAAKELSGDGWGAVVEPFALDVTDRDGIARLADRVREHGTLRAVIHAAGISPTMADWRRIFEVDLVGTALLAEGLRPLAATGTALVFFASMAPMIAGVDLDPDPEITAVLDDPLAEGFLDRLRDTVGPDIENTGYAYTWAKHGVHRFARAEAVRLGPSGARACSISPGVIFTPQGKQEAADKASMQRLIDRTPLGRPGESDDVAAVAAFLVSDDARFLSGIDILVDGGVLAALRS comes from the coding sequence ATGACGACCGTAGGTATCGCCACCGGCGCCGGACGCGGGATGGGGCTGGACTGCGCCCGCCGGCTCGCCCACCAGGTGGACGTGCTGCTGCTGGTCGACCGGGACGAGGAGGCCGTGGCCGCGGCCGCGAAGGAGCTCTCGGGTGACGGCTGGGGCGCGGTCGTCGAACCGTTCGCCCTGGACGTCACCGACCGGGACGGCATCGCCCGGCTCGCCGACCGGGTCCGCGAGCACGGCACCCTGCGGGCCGTGATCCACGCCGCCGGGATCTCGCCCACCATGGCCGACTGGCGCCGGATCTTCGAGGTCGACCTCGTCGGGACCGCGCTGCTCGCCGAGGGCCTGCGGCCGCTCGCCGCCACCGGGACGGCGCTGGTGTTCTTCGCCTCGATGGCGCCGATGATCGCCGGTGTCGACCTCGACCCCGATCCGGAGATCACCGCGGTCCTGGACGATCCCCTCGCCGAGGGGTTCCTCGACCGGCTCCGCGACACCGTCGGACCGGACATCGAGAACACCGGGTACGCCTACACCTGGGCCAAGCACGGCGTGCATCGTTTCGCACGCGCCGAAGCGGTACGGCTCGGCCCGTCCGGCGCCCGGGCCTGCTCCATCTCGCCCGGCGTCATCTTCACGCCGCAGGGCAAGCAGGAGGCGGCCGACAAGGCCTCGATGCAGCGGCTCATCGACAGGACCCCGCTCGGCCGGCCCGGCGAGTCCGACGACGTCGCCGCCGTCGCGGCCTTCCTGGTCTCGGACGACGCCCGCTTCCTCAGCGGCATCGACATCCTGGTCGACGGCGGTGTCCTCGCGGCCCTGCGCAGCTGA
- a CDS encoding VOC family protein, with translation MLNPEDQFHVGIVVEDFEATLEQLSSLFGYEWCDETGGPVALELPTGSAVLDMRCTFSRTSPRLEIVRRIPGTLWEPVPGSTLHHVGYWSDDVAGDTVKLEDHGYVIEATRQGPDGGLFFAFLRSTRGPRVELVTRGVQPHLEQYWAQPSATPGAITGRNDS, from the coding sequence ATGTTGAACCCGGAGGACCAGTTCCATGTCGGCATCGTCGTCGAGGACTTCGAGGCGACGCTGGAGCAGCTCTCGTCGCTGTTCGGGTACGAGTGGTGCGACGAGACCGGTGGCCCGGTGGCCCTTGAGCTGCCGACCGGGTCCGCCGTCCTCGACATGAGGTGCACGTTCTCGCGGACGTCGCCCCGACTCGAGATCGTGCGCCGTATCCCGGGGACGCTGTGGGAGCCCGTGCCCGGATCCACCCTCCACCACGTCGGCTACTGGTCCGACGACGTGGCCGGGGACACCGTGAAGCTGGAGGACCACGGCTATGTGATCGAGGCGACGCGTCAGGGACCCGACGGCGGTCTGTTCTTCGCGTTCCTGCGCAGCACCAGGGGGCCCAGGGTTGAGCTGGTCACCCGGGGCGTCCAGCCGCACCTGGAGCAGTACTGGGCGCAGCCGTCGGCGACGCCCGGAGCAATCACCGGAAGGAACGACTCATGA